CAACAAACTTGTTTAATTTCCAGTAAAAATGCATgaattaataaaacatttaaaatcttaCATATGGTTACTGAATAAAATGTTAGTCTATCCCATCTATTCATGACACaagatgggattttttttttccaaaactgGGGCTTGTGGGTGCTTGTGCTCCACCTGCTAGCCACATATAGAACCCTGCACCTTATGAGAACATGTTGATTATTTCATTGGGTTTAACTATTTTAAATTATAGTAATGGTAAAGGCTCACCGATCTAAAAACTGCAGATCTGAGTGCCTTTCAAATCTAAACATATCTACAGGAAATATACCGAAACAAAAAATAGACTCACTTGTTAAGTTCAGCTAAGTAGAGATCAAGACACTTGAGCTCCTCAAAGATATCTGAAAAACCAAGTATTGCATCAAAACCATGACACAACAGTAAAACAGCACACAACGAGTGGATCATTGTTCTTACTTTTCCTTTCCTCCCACACTTGCAGCTCTTTGGTGAGCTCAGGAACGACCAGGAAAGTCTTCCAGCCCTGTCTCTTCTTAGACTTCAGGATGTCGCCAAAGATGTGATCTCCGACATAGAGGATGTCCTTGCCTATGACGCCCAGCAGATCACAAACAATGTCTGAGGATCCTGTaaccagaaaacacaagttAAGCAGCTGAACTGAACAGAATTGAACGTTACTAATAAGGACAAAATAGTCAAAGGAAAACTCAGTGCTGTCTCACCTCCTGAGTAGACTGTTCCATGCTGGAGGTCACCGGTGTATGTCCCGATGCGAAGCTTTCCTGTGTTCTGTGTATAAAAAGGAAACAGATTACTGGAAACTGTTGATGCTCAACATTGTGATGCAACTCTTCAAACACTCTTTCACACCGTGTCCACTTGTCTCAGCACAGTCCCCTCTGCAAAGAACAGCGGCTTTTTGGTGTCCACAACGACAAGGTCGAAATACGAGCGCCAGCTCTTTCTGGGGCTTCCAGgctggaaggaaaaaaaatttttttttaaatgtcattctCATGATTCTCTTTAGAGGACAGAAAGTCCAACCACAGTTGAAGATGCCTTACCTTCACATTACTTTCCAGCAGGTATGTCATGATGACCTTGATGAAGAAGGTAAAGTGTAAAATATACAGTTAGAATGATTTAAAAGGCAGAATGATCATTTACAATGATCTCATAAACATTAACAGGCCGCTTCATTAGGTCTACCtattcaactgcttgttaatgcaaatatctaatcaaccaatcacatggcagcaactcagtgcgtTTAGCTGTGCCAGAACCCAGAGAAGCCAGACTACTTTGAGCCATAAAGGAAACAGTATCTCAAACTTTTGGCTTCAACATTCAGACTCAGAATTTGTTCTCCGAGGAAGGGCCTTGTTGAATATATGCCACAAAGAATTGAGGCAATTCTGAAGGAAAAAGGGGTCCAACCTAGTAATAGCAAGGTGTAGCTGACGATGGGGGCATTGATTTTCCTTTGTAGTTGGAAGGTTTTAGTCATGGCACACTCACCTCGGTGTAGTAGTAGTCACTGTTAGTGGCGAGGAAAACCTTGGCCACCTCTTTGATCCGGGTGAGGAGCACAGGGAGGTTTGGCTGTAAACATTTAtactttcagtgtttcagtctgcTAACATAAACTCAGACTGATAATCTTTTCAGTTTACTCACATCTCTGACAACGTATTTCTCCAAATTCTTGGTAGTTAATTCTTTCAAGGATCCCTAAAAAACAGTTTgaacattttgtaattttgaGAAGTCCAcacattttctttgtgtttaacgTTGCACTTTGGCGGGTTTTGTGAACTCACCGTATCATGAGTGTAGTCCACGGCATCTCGAACATCCTGGAACATGCTTCTGTACGACATTAGCAAGTCACCGTGCTGGAAACCTTTCAGGAGGCTGGAAGAGTTTAACACAGGTATGGAAGGGACAAAGAGTTTATTCAACAGTGAATATTTCTCCAAGTCTTGGTGGGATGATAGTTTAATATAATATGGATAAAATATGTGACTTACTTTGTGTATCTGGTACATCCAGTAAAGAAGTCAACCAGGCAGGCATAGAGATAAGTCTCTGCAGGGTGCATATAAATCGTAAATTGTTTAGAATGCATAGGAAAATTTGAAAAATTGTAGAAAAGCAAAGACGCTAAACAAAATTTACACAAAGTATAGCAGAGTGCAGGATTTTATACCTGAAAGATTGAAGAGAGTGTTCAGGATGTAAAAGCGATCAGTGTCGTCTCTCTGGATGAACATGTTCGGGTAATATTTGTGAATGTCTTCACTGTGGCACAAAATGATAACACGGATCAATGTTAACAACCCAGATGCACTGACTGGctgcagagaaacaaaaacatttttgcaaacgTGCGTGAATTTACATCTAGTTTGTGTAAATTCTTAGCTTTGAACTCACTTGCTTGTACTGACTGCTGCGATTTAcaagcaaaaaagaagaagttgaCAGCCATTTCAGTGAGACAATATAAAGGCCAAAACAAAACTACTCaattttgagatttttttttcttccttgtcTGTTGGATATCAATGCAAACCAGTGTTTATTCAGTGAGGTAATATctcattttcatatttaaaaggaAACCTGATGTTGCTTTttttataacaacaacaaaaaggtggGACTTAATTACACAAGTGAGACCGCTGATGTTGATAACTGTTTGTTGACATTGTGTCTATATCTAACAATTTTATGctgacttgattttttttaaaacaagtttATGGAATTACAGCCATGTTCATACACATTCCCctgttttcagaggctcaaCAGCAATTGAACAAACCAAAATTACTTTATATATAAGAATTGCTTATAatacttcaataaaaatccttTGCAGTCAGTAACTGTCTGAAGTCTAAAAGTCTAGAAGAATGGATGTCACCAAGTGCTACGTTTCTTCCCTGAAGTTTATTTGGGATTTTCAGTCTGATGATGGCCTTCTTCACTTGCACTGACAGCTCTTTGTACCTCCTGTTGAGAGTTTCAAATATAGTTATGCACTTGGACCAGGACCTCACCTGGCTATGAAACTGTCAGGGAGCCCTCTGTCACAGAAAATAggggactgtgtataaaaattacTGTAATGTAATTTTTGAATTTAAGCTGAAAGTTTATAAGTtaatcacatcttgattgtttatatatatatatatatatatatatatatataaacaatcaatatatatatatatatatatatatttatattaggggtgcaacgatacacaaaattcacggttcggttcggttcgatactttggtgtcacggttcgatattttttcgatacaaaaaaatgttcatgcctttttaatttgtcatttattaaaattataaatatatattttaactcaaaagtacagtttttaaatttaaccctaacccttgtgtgcgttttttattttgacagcgaatgcgcacctgcggaccacttatgtgcagccctggttatttagctcgtcatattgcagccacagaaattcttttgtccatgaaaccataaagctgcactttctttttgccttatagtctgatttgtcataacttctccgttttgtggtaagcttttctttggctgtcacttcttcaccctgacctgtcttatttggctcagcagaactgaaatgcttttacacactcactcacataagctcagcgattctctgcgcgatcaacctctcacatgtttaagctgtgggagatttcacttgtcatgtttgcgtagtaagctaacgattaataagacgatgtcagaggaattggtgcacaaattatcatcactcacagatcagtgctgtcgctctctatacacagttcgcacgattgcaaagtgaaagcaaaaaaacaagcgcaaattcaaaggcgacttcaatatgtcacatattgacagtggctcaccgatgccaatgacataattacccagctacatttctgaaagaatgcaaaagcattgacatatatttttcctacaatagcccgacgggcagggaagagatagattttggtagcccgactgaaaaaaatcgctagctccgggacgtcgggctagcgatattgcgagccctgtatctgattgaggaatcactcatctttggaaaagagagtttattacagagaaatgtctctttcgaaaataaaagctatactatccgcttcttctgggctatattctcagcagcataaggagaatcatgtgctaacagctgtctaaatgactcggctaaagttagtagcatgcttgcttttttttgtctgcttccacttgtctttgcactaggatgatgtcggcgtaaatgtgcagtcatattcgttgtgttcccactagtgctttcaggttaatctcgttgaaatgaccttaacgccacaacacagcaaatctccgttaacgagctaccgccaatcgccccgtgcatggggctagacggccaacatgttaacgagctaactgcgctaacacactagttcccacccatgtaattgagcattgcatggcacatccaacatactgttttactttagtccatgactcgcttaccttcagggtcatacgtcacatgaaaaccaaaataattccaaacgccagatctgaatgagggtgggggaggtccatgtaaggagagcttaacttctgtctcgctagcttgccctgcgctcttccttctgacgacgctgtctgtgttgagcgctcagtggatctgcgttcgactactccgcctaggctgcactgtcgaccctaggcggagtagtcgaacgcagattcactgagcgctcaacacagacagcatcgtcagaaggaaagttgataaaataaattacaaattttgtattgttcgatacatatgcgtaccgaaccgaaagcactgtatcgaacggttcaatatcgatacgagtatcgttgcacccctaatatatatatatatatatatatatatatatatatatatatatatatatatatatatatatatatatatatatatgtgtgtgtgtgtgtgtgtgtgtgtgtgtgtgtgtgtgcgtgcgtgcgtgtgtgtgtgcgtgtgtgtgtgttgaattcAACTGGCCCAGCCTTGCTTGGGTTTTAGTCTTTatgtttctgtctctttctctctgcctgTCCTCACCTCGATGATCTCTATCATTCCAAACAGTACAAAATAGATTAtacaaacattttctttactgTATTCACTTGTTTCCAACTTTACCCTTTGAGGAACTGAAAGCCATGACTGCAGACTAATATATTTCCATTTGAGTCCACCTTCAGGAGGTTCCCGTATGTAGTGTCAACCACTAAGCCACTGAGGGGGAGAAAAGGGGAGAAGGTTTATCAATAATagacaagaacaaaaaaaaatataagaaGAATTGATTGGCTACTTCATTGTAGCGTAAATCGACTTGGAACTAACCGAGTGGGGAAGCTGGGGTCGTACTTGTAGCGCAGAATCTCATGAGGGTATCCAATGGACACCATCCTGTCTCGTATCTGCTCAAAGCCCAAGCTCTCGTAGTCAGGAGACGTATACGCTGCAAGCAGAAATGCACACAGCAAAAGCATGAATACACAATCATCCACTGTTGTGCAGCTTGTTTGAAAGGAAAGTCAGAAACTAAAATGAAGAATTCAGCACAGAGAGTTCAAAATTATGAATGAAGACAACATGTAGCATCTTCAGGGTGATTTAATATTTTATACACATGCTGTAAAAAGTATGATAAGCAAAATAtagtttaaaaatgaacaaatatagATTAAGTACCTTATACTTCATTCTGCTCAGGGAAGGGTTTTATCCTTTGTTAAGTAATAATGACTTTATTGGTAGGATACATGGTATCCTGTTGGTATCTAGACCATTATACACTCTATATATTGTACTATAGATAAATAGGTGGCAATTTTTAAAAGTGTGCAGTAAACATAAATTAAACAATCAagttaaagtaaaagtaaaaatgacGTTATTATACAGTTATACATAAACTGTACTGTTCTTGGCCAAGTGTATCAAATGTAAACATTGTACAGCTGACATCATCACAACACTGCAAACTTAAGGATTTGTAGGTAAATAATAATCCTATGACTCTCTGTGCTAGACACAGTCATGTTCCTCAGAAAGCAAGGAGAAGTACAGATAACTCAATATCaaatagaataaataaagatgattaaactttttttttttgcttctactTACTTGCTAGCGTGTAGTCCATGTCGAAGCCATAGCATTTAATATTTTCCAGCGTCAGGCTTCTGTTGACAAACACCCTgtgatcaaacagaaacacagctgAAGGCAGACAGTCATAGAAATTCATTTTTTATGCACTATGGTCAATTTGATGTTTTCATTTATCAGAATGGGTTTCCTAAGGTTCAGTTTGCGTCTTGGCTTTTTGACATCAGGTCTGCCCTGAGATGTGGATTAAATGAATCTTCAAGGGGCAGAAGTCATTTAGTGTGTGAAGCTAtgatttaatttctcttttccACCAAAGAAATTCAGAGACTTCCATACTTAGTTTGAACCTATCCTACCCTTGAAGTCCCTCAAGTCAGGGTGGTGCTGGGTGGAGGCTAAAGATGTTATCAAAACCAATGTCATCACAGATGTTTGAAATGACTGCCAAATACTTAACATGGTGTATTTTGAAcaacatattaaaaataatcatgACGTATTTTTGTCTGTCATGTATTTTCTACATCATTTGCCCCCAGATGCTACCTTTTAACCACACAGAGCAGGGAGGCCTGTCTGCAGCACCAGGATGGCCCAGTCTCAACCTTTCCTGACAGTTCATACATATAGAGTTGCTGTAAATAATTAATCTGTAAGCTCTTGTTCTGTGAATGTGTTTCTCCTGAGTtccacacagaaaataaaagctgtCAGCAAGGGAGTGTTTCTGATGCAGGAGCACTTACTGACAGGAAGCAGCTGAATAAGCTGATGATTCAAATAGTTGTGTAGGTTAGAGTGCAAACTTTCAGAATAGAGAAATAGGTCAGAATGTCAGAAAGCACTGGAAGTTGTGGAAATATACCAgtggattttttaaatttattttttgcaattCATTGTCTAACTTATTATATGAGCAACAGTATTCTTATGATGTAAAAATACGTAATTAACTTGTGATCAGCAAAAATGCAAAGAAAGAGCTGAAACTGacgacttttcttttctttttgtgttctttttttaaaaatatattgtaaaaccttagaaattCTGATCGTGGAAATTCATCTTTAGGTTAAAAAGTGTTTCAATTAGCAGCAGTTTACATATTCGTGTGCAATATTACCCCAGTTGAACTTACTTTTGTTCAAGgcgcctcttcttctcctcGGTGGAGATGCTTGTGTCCATTGCCTCCATGGTCCACACCTGCTGATGTGCAGCTCCTCTTTTCAAAGAGGTATTTAAATTCTCAAATGTACCCAAAACTTTGTAGGCGTGCCGCTGAGCGTCTTCTCTGTTTTTGTGCACATGTTGAAACCCCTCCTTTTGACTAAGTGCTCATTAATGACGTAAACGGCCGTGGGACACGCGCACGCAGCCTGCCGCCCCCCTGCATTGACACCCATGGTGCTGCGGAGCTTTCAGCTTGGAGTGGGTAGATTGTGTTATCAGaggcacacacatgtgcacaggCTACATGTGTGCGTAACTAATGGGAGTTTTGCTGATGGCTGTCAGTCCCGCTGCGACTCGAGCAGCTCAAGTACACGCTGCATGtatcaaagcaaaacatttctGATATTTGATTTATGAATCATTTGGTTTGCGTTTCATGTGCAGAAGCGTTATCAGCAGCATGCGCTCAAAGTAACAGCAACAATTTGGAGACATACTGTCCAATTTCACCCAGAAACACATCCCCATCCTCACATTTATGCACAAAGCAGCCTTAAGGGTCACCAGGAAGAGAAAAACTGTATACAAGCATCCATACATTGGAAATCATTTCCATTTCTCTTTCAGTCTCCCTCTCTTCGTTTTTACACTGTTAACTTCATATGTATAGTGTCACACAGGTGCTTTTACGTAAttgaatgttgtcattttgtttATGCATTGTGAATGTAAAAGCCCAACAAGGGAAACGTGTTGGAAATAGGCTACAGCTATATACTATgcactcagaaaaattatggttcttaaatggttcttcagatggcttcatggttctttaaagaaccatcatacgtcaaagaacctttttattttgtggatggttcttcagctattacaaatggttctttaaagaacaaaaggttcttcatccttagcaatctaagtttgatggtgtaaatggcataaatatttattcactataatgaggctgtgaattatactgtgtgttttctttgtgtgcatgtgtgtgcgaaggGAGAGGGCGGGTTACCTGGCAATTACCCTTTAAGAGAAGATggtaggaaactgaatattcaagtaaaagttagaaatatttgcTTAAAAATATACTGGTGGCAGGGGTGGGGGCCAAAGCCTAAAgaccctaaccccccccccccaccccccccccccacccccacacacacacacacacacacacacacccctaacCCCACAAACACATTATGAATATGGTGAGTTAACAAACAgtagacacaatacacacattcaagtactgtactttagttttaaattttaataaagcattagtattttctactccaaggcattacttttgagattattatatatttttgaaaatacagcataatgataatactagttattgtaaactttacaaaccacccagcagtatgtaaagtcaaattataagatacaagtaaataacaattgcagaacagaatgtcagtgtaatgaacacacacttcgttttgacaaagcacagcttaggtaaatgatctgagtagttgttcatcactgagcaatttgttaatatgtgtttcgagccaaataaatgacagggagagagagtgacGTCAGAACACGTCATACTATAACCTCCCGGGAGCGAACGGAGGGGGTCAGTCGTTGggatgcgcatgcgcagacagagtgtgcgagcggcgggccttgacctttcggggaaaaaaactcacggacggtgacagcgaaacggataacagtcttcagtacctgctggactttgaagctgtggattctgggactgttagaaaaggtaaaacatttccattaaaaccttattactgttttgtttttgttactcgtcattgtagcttgctgttaatgttgtgcTAACAGTAGCGATTAGCTAGATACGTTAGCCGTTGAGGTCAGCGCAATTTAGTATCCGGTATACAGAAactgttttcctaacaaaaccactgttataattaagtgaaggtgctcccagctaatttgaacctttggcttctaaaatatgtggttcaattgcgtgctgcgtacataacctaatgtcagctagaccgaaattaaaatttaatatattgttaaagtcactaaaatggcgcctgaagcctgttgtgagctctgtgtctgctctagaaactctgaaattctgtagatctgagccgtacattaaatactcacatgaacctgtactttgaattctgtatgagctgtataaaatacagctatgcataagagttttgaatgaataattagattagataactCTTCATTGTCTAATCGAAttatatagaaatgaatagaaagtggttctttagactgatgccatagaagaacctgttttggtgccacaaagaacctttcaaacaatggtttcaaacatgagaaggtgtgtctttgactgttcctgcataacttagtttcggactagttgacaagttatgctccggtcatttgatgtttccaagatagatgttcttttgtaatatagttaaatttttttgtatatttaatttatccaccatcatacatcatacatacaagctaagaagaggtcgttatactaacaagaggtatcaacgctgggccaaagttcagcacatggttaaagtttgtaatccagccagggtgtaaatatcactcagcagccagagctgaagcaggcagcatcaacacataaatctactctacccggcttaaatcacaagagcacctctgaccaaaaagctgtagatttttcttgtttgcacaaattaatccagattcacattaactgtgttcacagctccaacaaaatgaggaagaggaggggcagAAACACAATTAGATTGAATTACAATTGGATGGAAGTtgaggacaaggagaaggaagctttggatgaggaggaagagaagcagcaggagcatctttagggatccctatgatgtcattgaggtttgtttcattaatatggtcctctcacaaagaaCGATGACATGTTTTAGTTCACctacttcctgtattaaatagtgatgtgcaaaatgttgtgaaaaaccatGGAGCAGGTACGTATagtgcatctgcaggtaaatgaacatcaaatctctaagacagactgaaatctgtatatttatcacccttatgataaaacccatgtcagccattggtttatggactttgtattttgaagcctcaacatttgcattattgctgttgctatgttgggaccatattaggatgagggatcagaatctggagtcatgcacactattatttcatttagtgtgtatccataagattcgtacagcagatccaagttgtgccttgaaaacaggaaagtcgtctgcatagaggagaactgtaatagcaggcttgtacaaagtgaggctttgtgctcacatttgctgcaaacactcattttaccctgttttgatgcagctttcacttgaaatcaggcaagaactggacttattttttacaatgtgttcttgtgaattgattgtgtatcgcatatgtttggtttgactttctgcaagacaacagtcgtccactggccaaaacaattttccaaatacctccacgtgatctagcctggatttagaaaagaatagcaaaaaaaatctgcacctcctgcttcagatgcaatttgtgtttgtgcgttcagaggcagcggcgagaggggagacctcgggtcatccagctggagagcctgaccaggaggagtcgaacattaactcagctcttccagggcaccctgcagactcGGCTGTTGGCATCGACAAGGGATGACGTGAACGCcaaactggagtccatcacaggtcaactgcaggtatgcgagtcagaccttctgaggagggtttcacttttctctcttctttataattgactcttttctctctctttcagctccttgtctcagagtgggagggatttgaagcacaaagggaggaacttgtcatttggttggctgatatggatgtccgcctgagtgaggttgaccagctgacaggaaacaccagtgaaaaactgaaacaactgcaggtgtgggcttg
The Maylandia zebra isolate NMK-2024a linkage group LG7, Mzebra_GT3a, whole genome shotgun sequence DNA segment above includes these coding regions:
- the LOC143419501 gene encoding uncharacterized protein LOC143419501, producing the protein MRRKRSSRSIFRDPYDVIERQRREGRPRVIQLESLTRRSRTLTQLFQGTLQTRLLASTRDDVNAKLESITGQLQLLVSEWEGFEAQREELVIWLADMDVRLSEVDQLTGNTSEKLKQLQVWACFDMTYI
- the nt5c2l1 gene encoding cytosolic purine 5'-nucleotidase: MEAMDTSISTEEKKRRLEQKVFVNRSLTLENIKCYGFDMDYTLATYTSPDYESLGFEQIRDRMVSIGYPHEILRYKYDPSFPTRGLVVDTTYGNLLKVDSNGNILVCSHGFQFLKGEDIHKYYPNMFIQRDDTDRFYILNTLFNLSETYLYACLVDFFTGCTRYTNLLKGFQHGDLLMSYRSMFQDVRDAVDYTHDTGSLKELTTKNLEKYVVRDPNLPVLLTRIKEVAKVFLATNSDYYYTEVIMTYLLESNVKPGSPRKSWRSYFDLVVVDTKKPLFFAEGTVLRQVDTNTGKLRIGTYTGDLQHGTVYSGGSSDIVCDLLGVIGKDILYVGDHIFGDILKSKKRQGWKTFLVVPELTKELQVWEERKNIFEELKCLDLYLAELNKHPDTTSQEYRDIGSIHMRMKLLTYRMDMSYGQMGSLLRSGSRQTLFASQLMRYADLYSSSCLNLMHYPVNYLFMAPPVLMPHEVVSEASPDFVSSPLTLNSYPLTNKN